GAACAAAAGGAGCCGCAATCTGAGACACAGTTAGAAGCACATGGTAGAGCGTACCAAACGCCTCATCGCGATCCTGCGACGCCTCATCCGCCCAGAAGCGCGGGCGCGACCTACGGATATACCAGTTTGTGAGCTGCTCAATGAACTCGACAAACGGCAGCACCGCCTTTCCAAGCGTATACTCATTCATCGCGCTTGTAACCTGCTGCGTCAGCTTCTGCAGAAGAGAGAGAATCCAGCGATCGATATCCGCCTTCGGAGAGAGCGAGCTCTTCTCTTTCGGCTTCCATGCGTAGATCTCAGCGTAGGTCGCAAGGAAGTGGTAGGAGTTCCAGAGTGGAATTAGCACCTGGCGCATCACAAGCTCAACGCCGCGTTCTGTGAAACGCAGATCTTCCGCTTGAACTGCAGGGCTATTTAGAAGATAGAGCCTAAGCGCATCTGCTCCATACTGGTTGAAGACGATCTCTGGTTCCGGATAGTTCTTCAAACGCTTGGACATCTTATTGCCATCTTCGGCCAGGATGATTCCATTCACGATCACATTCTTAAACGCGGGCTTCTTAAATAGCGCAACAGAGAGAACGTTTAGTGTGTAGAACCAGCCGCGCGTCTGATCGAGCCCCTCGCCGATAAAGTCGGCGGGGAAGCCCTGCATCGTGCTCTCCTTCTGTTCGAAGGGGAAGTGGTTCTGCGCGTAGGGCATCGAGCCCGACTCGAACCAGCAGTCAAAAACTTCGGTAATTCTTCTAAAGGTCTTTCCATTCTCTTCGAAGGTCAAGTCGTCGATAAAGTGGCGATGGAGATCGTCGATCTTCTTTCCCGTGCGCTCTTCAAGCTCTTGAACGCTTGAAATAACGATGCAGTCGCCTCTATCGTTCCGCCAGATCGGAATAGGTGTGCCCCAGTAGCGATTGCGAGAGATCGCCCAGTCGCGCGCATTCTCGAGCCACTTTCCAAAGCGTCCCTCTTTGATATGCTCCGGCACCCAGTGGATCTCTCCATTGCATGCGATGAGCTCATGCTTTAGTTTCTCCACGCCGACAAACCAGGTCTTTACAGCTTTGTAGATCAGCGGAGTATCCGAGCGCCAGCAGAAGGGGTAGCGGTGGCGGATCTGTCCGTGATGAAAGACCTTATTCTCCTGCTTCAGCCTCTTGATGATCTCTTTATCTGCATCTTTGACGTAGATCCCCTCGTAGTCGGGCACTTCGTGTGTGTATCTTCCGTTGTGATCTACAGGGCAGACCACCTCGATCCCCTCGCGGGTGCAGACAAAGAAGTCCGCTTCGCCGAAGCCGGGCGCTGCATGCAGAACTCCCGTTCCATCTTCCGCTGTCACGCAATCGTCGACAAGAATGTGGAAAGCGCGTGGATCTCTCTTTGTGTCGAAGTAGGGAAAGAGCGGAATATAAGCTAGCTTTGCAAGAGACTCACCCTTGAAGGTCGCTAAAATCTCAATTGCTTCCGGATCTTTGAAGTACTCACCGAGACGCGACTTTGCGAGAATATAGTGGCTTCCACTTTTGAGCTCTTTCACTTTTACGTAGTCGAGATCCCCTCTCACAATCAGTGCCAGGTTCATCGGTAGAGTCCAGGGCGTCGTCGTCCAGACCAGCACTTTTGTATCTGGCTGATCCTTCAGGGTGAACATCAGCGTAAGCGAAGGATCATCCACATCGCGGTAGTTTAAATTCGCTTCGAAGTTAGACAGCGGCGTTCCCAGCTTTGCAGAAAAGGGCATCACCTTGAAACCTTCGTAGACCAGGTTGCGGCCGTAGAGCTGTCCGAAGACCCACCAGACCGACTCCATGAAATCCTTGTCCATCGTGCGGTAGGGATTGCGGAAGTCCACCCAGCGGCCCATGCGGTCTACAGTGCGCTCCCACTCCTGCGTGTAGCGCAGAACAATCTTGCGGCACTCCTCGTTAAAAGCAGCGAGTCCAAACTTCTCAATGGCGACAGCACCAGAGAGCTCCTTCGCCTTCTCAATCTCGTTCTCCACAGGCAGACCATGGCAGTCCCACCCAAAGCGGCGAGGCACATAGAACCCCTTCATCGTCCAGTAGCGAAGAACAGCATCTTTGATCGTGCCAGCCAGAATGTGGCCGTAATGAGGAAGCCCCGTTGCAAATGGAGGCCCATCGTAAAAAGAGAAGAGCGGAGCCCCCTCTCTCTGTGCAAGAGACTTTTCAAAAATCTTCTCCCGCTTCCAGAATTCTAAAACCTTCTCCTCTCTACCAGGAAAAGTCTCGTGAGTCTCCGTCTCAAACATATAACCATAAAATAAAAAAAAGATCGGCTAATCGTAGCCGATCTTTAGAGTTTTAAGCTAGCAAGTCAGTTTAAGGCTATCTGCCTCCGAGGACATATCCTCCCCTGGGTCCACCTGGCGCAGCGGGACGAGGAGCCCCTTCTGACCAGAGCAGAAAGTCTCTAAGAGGCGTGGCACCCTCGAAAATTGCATTGTATACCGCCTGAACAGTATTTTTTCCATATTCTGGACTAAACACCCCCACAACACCTGCTCCAATAAGCGCGCTTGATGCCCCAGCGATTACAAGAAATTTTCTGCACAAGAATCCCATTCTTTCGCTCTCTCCATTCGTAATACGAGTGAACAGATAAGCGATCGCAAAGATTCCGCTAAGAAAAAGGTTGTAGATTGTAGAAACAAAGGAGATAAATCCAACCTCTACATACTTGCCTCGAGGAGTCATAAAATCCCCTTCGCTCACCGGCCCACAGGCCGCAAAAAGCGCTGAAGTGAGGGCAGTGCTGCTCCCAATAACTTCTTTTGTAATGAAATGTATTGAACGCACCTCTTTTCCAGCCTGAATGAATAAATCCGCTAATCCTCCAATAAGTTGACCCACATCATCTCGGCTAGGAACTCTGTCAAAAAGCCCATGAATATTTGACGCCATTATTGTACCTTTGTTGTTTTCAATAAGTTAGACCATCTATTTTACCGTTTTAATAGAATTTGTTAGAAGCCTAAAATATCCCCATTACACTCTTCAAACCTCTAAAAACAAGCTGTTTGCATGTGTAAAAAATCGTTTTTAAACTCCCCCTCGCACTTTATTGGAGATTTTGATAAGATCTGTTGTGGGGGTGTAAAGGTTTCGACTTGGAAACAAAGTATTAGTGGCATGCGGAGGATGATCGGTTGGCCTCCTAAAAAATCCGGTTAAACAAGAACTGATAAAGAAGAAATTTCTTATCTAGAGGCTGCTTAAGGTCTAACCGCCTTTAGCGTCCGATAGTCTGATGCCTGACCAGGAGCGTTAGAACTGTCGTCATCAACCCTGGTGTGGATCTCCCGACTTCTTCCCTTCTTCGAGGGAGAGTCCGAGACAAGAAGAAGAGCGTTGGCTCGTAGTGTGGTGTCTTTCATCAGAGCCAATGTACAACTAAAGACGCTAAGCATGTAGGCGCTAATAGGGAGTTTGCTAAGGACGAGAGTTCGATTCTCTCCACCTCCAATCCAAAAGGCTAGGTTAATACCTAGCCTTTTTTATTGGAGGTGAGCAAGGCAACAGTTTGCCTTGCGTGAGAGAATCGAGTTGAGCGAAGTGAAACAGAGCGAGACTGCCGGCCCGGCAGACTTGGGGCACCGCCCCTAGCGCGAGGGCTTCTCTCCACCTCCAATACACAGGCCGGGCCAAAAGCCCGGCCTTTTTTATTGGAAAAGCGCCGCTAAGAAAAACGGACGGAAAATGGACTTCGCTTGCTGTCAACTTTTGTTTTAGAAATTGCTTGCACCTTTTATCATTTGAAAACACAATATTTTTTTAGAAAAAATGGAGAGAGAAGATGAAACGCTGCATTCCACTCATGGCGCTTTACGTTTCGAGTCTTGTGGGAAACGATCTTCACGCGCAGGACCCCGTCGCGTATATAACCGATTTTTCTTCGAGTAATAGCGTGTATGCTGTCGACACAGTAACAAATAGCGTGATCGCCACGATCAACGTCTCCTCAACCTCAGAATATCCAGGAATTGCCATCACTCCCGATGGGGCGAAGGTCTATGTCGCCTTAGATAGCGGTGTTGTGGATGTAATCGACACCAGAACAAACACTGTCACTGCTTCTGTCTCTCTTCCGGGAGCTGCATTTTTTTTTCCTGCCGTCACACCTGACGGATCTAAAGTGTTTGTCACAAACTACAGCACTACCAATAACAATATCGTCGTTATCGATACAATAACAGACACCTTGATCACAACTATCGATGTCGGATCGACATCTGAATTTATCACCTATGCGAAGGGAAAGGCCTTTATCAGCATAGACAACAACTCTGTTGCTATCGTCAATGCCGCAACGAATGCACTCATTACAACAACGCCAGTAGGGGCCTTTCCTTATGGAATAAAAACTACTCCTAACGGGGAGGAGGTCTATGTTGCCTGCCTTAATGCAGCCGCAGTAAACGTTCTCTCTGCAACGACTAATGCTGTAGTTGCAACAATTGATGTGGGAGGAGAACCGCTGTTTACAACCTTTTCGGCTTTAGAAAATAGAGCTTACATCGTCAACTTTAACTCTAATGACGTATCTGTGATCGACCTCACTTCACATGCAGTTGTGGCCACAGTTGGAGTGGGAGGACTTCCCCTTTTTGCTCTCTCATCTCCAGATGGGACAAAGGTCTATGTAGTTGCCGCAGATGGCTCGATGAGCGTCATTGATACTAGTTCAAATGCGGTTATTGCCACTATTCCTCTTGGAAATAGATGCGATAACATTGCTTTTGTTCCTGACAAAACCCAGCTGGTTGCACCTCTTCGAAATGGAGGTGGAGTTCTCATCATCGATACAACGACCAACACGGTAGAAGCGACGATTCCTGTTCCTGGTGCTGATCTTTTTGCACTCACCATCTTTGAAGGGCTCCAAGCTCCCTCAGCTCCCATGCACCTCTCTGCGAAAGCAAGAAAAGACATCTTCTTAACAGAATCTGATTACTTCATCGTTTTAAACTGGACTGCCAGCCCCTCTAGCAGCGTCACAAGCTACAAAATTTTAAGAAATGGCACCCAGATCGGCACAGTGGCGAGCACCTCTCCTTTGACCTTTCAAGATCACCATCGAAAAAAGGGCAAAACATATACCTACGAAGTGATCGCTGTGAACAGCTCAGGGGATAGCTCTCCCGCTACTGTAACCGTGAAAGCCGGTTAAAGAAAAACGGACGGAAAATGAACGGCCCCTCGCCGCAATCCCGGCTCTTTGGGGCCGGGTCCAGGCGGGATTCATATTCTCTTTTATCCTTAAACCGAAGAGGATCTCCTTTCTTTAGGAAGTAGTTCTTTAAAAGCTTCCGCTTTTTTAGTAGATATAGGGAATGAATTTATAGGGAACTGTCTCACAGTAACGCTCCCAGTCTTTCCCATACTTTTTTGCACAGCGGACCCGGTCTCTATGATAGCGATGAGCGATCATGCTGATAAAAAAGAGAGGATAGAGATAGGGCAGCGCACTTCCAAATCCACAGCTAAGGCCCCAGGTGATAGCCATCACCGTGTCTGCAGTGTAGTGGATCTTTCTTCCATATTTGTACCAGCCATCAACTAGGAGCAGATCTCCGGAAGCCGTCTCAAGGGCTTTAGGATTTTTGAGTGTTCCCCATGGCAGTTGAGGAAATGTCTTTCGTGAAAAAAAGGTTCCTCTTAACTGCATGCGAAAGCGATTTTTCTGACTGTTTGCGGTATCCCAAACATAATACGCTAAAAACAGAGTTGCGAATAGACTCCACATGAACAGAGAGGAGTGTTGAGGGTTGTTCTTTAAAATATAAAACGATTGAAAGCAGTAGACAAAAGGGACGCCGACATAATTCCAAAAGATCAACATCCACCCAAATTTTTCATAGAAGATATCCCATGTGGTCGGGATGCACTCTTCTCCTTTCATGCAAGCATTTGTGTAGAGTCCATGCGCCACAATCATGAAGGCCATAGGCCCAGAGATCATTCCGTAGAGCTCATACTGTTTTGCAGCAGCAGACAAGGTAAGCAAGAAGAGCAAAATCCAAGGGATACGGATTTCAGAGAAAAACTTGAGATCGACTTTCCCAATCCGTGGGTTGAGAATGACTCCCATAAAAAAATTGTAAATTGGATTACCAGAAGAGGAATTTCCACTACGAGAGAAGGTTCCAACGAGATACAACCAGACGGCCAAGAAATTGGCTGAAATCATTCCGATGGTAATCAAGGATCCCATCTCATCCCCTAATCTTGAAATAGGAAAGAGTCCTGTATATTGCAAAAGCACAACAAGCGCCAAGGTTACATACCAGCACCCGATTCCATTGCAGAGATAGGTTCGCTGTTGGTTGTTTTCAGAAGGAACAGGAAGGCCCTTGATCAGAATTCCCGGCACGATCCAAGCAAGCGCAAATTGAACTCCTATAAAACCGAGATATATCACTGCTGCAGAATAGGTGGGGGCAGCGCCCGTACTGATATGCTGACCCATTCTGCCGAGAAATGGAAGAAAATCCTGAAG
Above is a genomic segment from Chlamydiales bacterium containing:
- a CDS encoding isoleucine--tRNA ligase — its product is MFETETHETFPGREEKVLEFWKREKIFEKSLAQREGAPLFSFYDGPPFATGLPHYGHILAGTIKDAVLRYWTMKGFYVPRRFGWDCHGLPVENEIEKAKELSGAVAIEKFGLAAFNEECRKIVLRYTQEWERTVDRMGRWVDFRNPYRTMDKDFMESVWWVFGQLYGRNLVYEGFKVMPFSAKLGTPLSNFEANLNYRDVDDPSLTLMFTLKDQPDTKVLVWTTTPWTLPMNLALIVRGDLDYVKVKELKSGSHYILAKSRLGEYFKDPEAIEILATFKGESLAKLAYIPLFPYFDTKRDPRAFHILVDDCVTAEDGTGVLHAAPGFGEADFFVCTREGIEVVCPVDHNGRYTHEVPDYEGIYVKDADKEIIKRLKQENKVFHHGQIRHRYPFCWRSDTPLIYKAVKTWFVGVEKLKHELIACNGEIHWVPEHIKEGRFGKWLENARDWAISRNRYWGTPIPIWRNDRGDCIVISSVQELEERTGKKIDDLHRHFIDDLTFEENGKTFRRITEVFDCWFESGSMPYAQNHFPFEQKESTMQGFPADFIGEGLDQTRGWFYTLNVLSVALFKKPAFKNVIVNGIILAEDGNKMSKRLKNYPEPEIVFNQYGADALRLYLLNSPAVQAEDLRFTERGVELVMRQVLIPLWNSYHFLATYAEIYAWKPKEKSSLSPKADIDRWILSLLQKLTQQVTSAMNEYTLGKAVLPFVEFIEQLTNWYIRRSRPRFWADEASQDRDEAFGTLYHVLLTVSQIAAPFVPFLSEAIYLRLRHEKAQPSVHLNDFPLYDSKLRDESLEREMASVQTVVSSGHALRKEQKMKVRQPLANAHVICSDEAVLSALKKQDGLIADELNVKKVTFLPDESSFVALAAKPNFRILGKKVGKLMREVQKAIEAFDQKALKTLFRGETLTLEIEGEKIELTPEDISVERKVREGIVALTSEGITVALDLELSPELLMEGLARELISKINAMRRDLGFAVTDRISITIQTTDRVKACFEQFRGIIVNDVAPLFLKIDLSIFPKRDRQVDLEKSGAESPHSKKELEFEGELVAAVVDDAPSAEEDTCDCPDDSSW
- a CDS encoding delta(24(24(1)))-sterol reductase; the encoded protein is MEQKKSGRDYEFGGPIGNCIIIAFSHCLVYYLWICLTYYNGTLAYPSSLQDFLPFLGRMGQHISTGAAPTYSAAVIYLGFIGVQFALAWIVPGILIKGLPVPSENNQQRTYLCNGIGCWYVTLALVVLLQYTGLFPISRLGDEMGSLITIGMISANFLAVWLYLVGTFSRSGNSSSGNPIYNFFMGVILNPRIGKVDLKFFSEIRIPWILLFLLTLSAAAKQYELYGMISGPMAFMIVAHGLYTNACMKGEECIPTTWDIFYEKFGWMLIFWNYVGVPFVYCFQSFYILKNNPQHSSLFMWSLFATLFLAYYVWDTANSQKNRFRMQLRGTFFSRKTFPQLPWGTLKNPKALETASGDLLLVDGWYKYGRKIHYTADTVMAITWGLSCGFGSALPYLYPLFFISMIAHRYHRDRVRCAKKYGKDWERYCETVPYKFIPYIY